The following nucleotide sequence is from Ferruginibacter lapsinanis.
AAGCTTTTACATAATAAGTAGTGTTTGGTAATAAGCCTGACATAATATTGCCGTATGACCCCGGGGCACCATATCCATCATTGGTTTTTGTTGGGAGGTTAATTGTCGGATTAGGATTAGTACTCCAAACAATTCCTTTTGCAGTGACAGCACTTCCTTTATCATTAACAAGTCTCCACCATACTGTTCCTGAATTGCTGGATATTCCATTGATCGAATCGGTTGCCAAAGAAGGAATATCTAAAGTAGTAAAACTGATCTCATTACCATAGCCTGTACCAATACTATTCGTAGCATAAGCTCTTATGTAATAGGTAGTGTATGGTTGTAATCCATTGATATCAGTTATATAAGTTGTATTACCTGACCCATCATTTGTTTTAGTAGTAAGTGCTATAGTAGGATTGGGGCTTGTGCTCCAAACAATACCTTTTGCAGTAACTGCATATCCTCCATTAAGAGAAATAGTACCACCGGATCTGACAGAATTGGTTGTGACCAATGTTGGTGATGTCGTTGTAATGGTTGGTACTTTATCTTTAGCGCAGCGGATTGAAAAACCTCTCCATTTTGTAGTTGGTACTGATTGGAAATAAGTTGAATAGCTATTTGTAGCGATCACTACCGCATTATTAGCATCCGTTTCAGTAGCCAGCCACCAATCTGCCCAGTCACGTAGATTGCCAAAATTGCCATCAGAACTATTGGTATTGCCACCCGGAAGAGCAGTGAAGTTTGTACTATTGGTTGCACCGCTATTAGGACTGTTCCAGTGTATGTAACCAGTTTCTTTCAACGGGCCACCACCTACAGTAGAGCCGCCTAAACAATTAGCAAGATCAGTATACTCAGCATTGTCAGGGATATGCCAACCTTGAGGTGCTAGACCTCTTGGATCATTCACAGCATACCAGTTATACATTTTGCCATATACGGAACCGTTAGCAGGGTCATTGTTGTAATAACACCATGCACCTGTTCTCATAGCATTCCATTGAGTACGATCTGTAACTTGTGGTATAGTATCTCCATTTTTATAAGTTGATACATCTAAATTTTTACCTGACCATATCTGGTTGCACATAGCAACTTCTGTTATTGTGGGATCAACAGTAGTAAAACCAATTTCATTGCCATACGAGGTAATGACGCTGTTAGTAGCATATGCTCTGACAAAATAAGTAACACCAGGCAGTAACCCTGAAAGGTTACTTGTAAAACTGCCCGAGCCGCTACCATCAACAGTTTTGGTTGATAACGCAATTGTTGGATTATGACTTGTGCTCCATACCACACCTCTTGTTGTTACAGGAGTTCCTCCTTCTGCAGTAATACTTCCTCCACTCATAGCGGTAGTACTGGTAATGGATGATATACTATTAGTTGTCAGAATGGCTCCGTTCAGTGTTGTAAAACTAATTTCATTTCCATAGCTCGTTCCACCACTGTTAGTAGCATAGGCTCTTATGTAATAAGTAGTATTGTTTGAAAGACCTGCAATATTGCTGATAAATGAACCTGTACCGGTTCCATCTATCGTTTTAGTTGTAAGATTTACTGTCGGGTTAGAAGATGTACTCCACACAACTCCTCTAGCGGTAATACCTGCACCACTAACAACATTTCCCCCGGAAACAACTGAGTTGTTAGTTAGTGAAGAAATAGACGTGGTAGTAACAACTGGAGGATCTGGTAATGTTTTAAAACGAATAATGTTACCGAAGATCAAATTTGTTTTAGTTTGTAGATAAGCTGCAACAAAATAAGTTGTAGCAGGTAACAGTCCTGTTATAAAACTTGAATAATGGCCTGATATATTTCCTGACGGTCCGTCCGATGTTTTTTTATTAGAGAAAACAACGGTATTTGAATCTGTGCTCCAAAGCACTCCTTTAAAAAATATTGGGGAACATGGATCAGTAATAAAAGTGCCACCCGAAGTTGCTGTTGTATTAGTAATAACCGTAGGAGAATCTGTAAATACAATAGTAAAAGTATTTGAAGTAATAAAGCTTGATTCGTTGCCGTAAGCTGTGCCAACTGCATTGGTAGCATAAGCTCTTACGTAGTATTGGGTAGACGCCTGTAAATTACTGATACTAGATTGAAAAACACCTTTTCCTGTACCATCATAAGTTTTAGTGGATAGGTTAATTGTAGGGTTTGGCGAAGTGCTCCACACAACACCTCTTGATGTTACAGGAGCATTGCCATCAGCAGTTACATTGCCGCCAGTCATTACAGAACAACCTGTTATTTCAGCAAGGCTTGTAGTAGTGACAGTAGGAAGCTGTACATTCATATTAAGGTTGCCATGTATGATAAACTTAGCATTGGTAGCCACAATAAAAAAAGCTCCATCTGAAATTGTTTGAGTTACATCCAATACACAACTGTCATTAATGGCCGGAGCTATTACGATGCTGTCTCCTGATGGTAATGTTAATGGAGGAATGATGTTATTAGTCCAATTGGAGGATACTGACCAATTACCATTGCCGGTAAATGTATAAGTTTGTGAGAATCCAACTGTTGCAATTAGTAAAAAAACAAATGATAAAAAAAATGCTTTCATGTTTATGGAAGTGTAATAAGGATTGCCAAAAATAAAGTTATTTCTTTTTACATCGATCAATTATGTGTGAAATCCTTGCCTGTTAACACTTTTAAAACTTGTAAACAATTTGTGAAAAACATTATCGAATTGTTGCCGTCATCAGGTGTAATATTGCACTGTTGTTGAGGTTCTTAGTTCTATTTCCAATTCATTAGTAGTAACAAGATTAAAAGGGAATCCTGTTCAATTCAGGAGCTATCCCCGTAGCTGTAAGTCTTAAAGATTTTTGCACCTCAAAGCCACTTTCCGCCGTCAGGCGGATGGGAAGGCAGCAAAAACAGGACGAGCCAGAAGACCTGCCTTTAACAATGACATAACAAAAACTATACTTTCGGCGGAAAAGTAGCGGTATAATAAAGTAGACGATTTTGCTCTTCTTTTTTGCACCTTATTTGTGTCGACGGTAATCAAAAAATAAATATGCAGAACGAACCGATTTTACAGGATAACAAAGACCGCTTTGTGCTCTTTCCGATCAACCATCAGGATATCTGGAAAATGTATAAACAGGCGGAAGCAAGTTTCTGGACTGCTGAAGAAATTGATCTTACAGCCGACTTGCAGGATTGGGCAAATAAGTTAACGGAGGATGAAAAATATTTCATCAAACATGTGCTGGCATTTTTTGCGGCAAGCGATGGTATTGTAAATGAAAATCTGGCAGTTAATTTTTTACAGGAGGTGCAATATCCTGAAGCCCGCTGTATGTATGGCTTTCAGGTGATGATAGAAAATATTCATAGCGAAGCGTATTCACTATTGATCGATACTTATATTAAAGACCCGATTGAAAAAGACAGATTACTTAGAGCAATTGATACCATTGATTGTGTTAAGAAAAAAGCTGAATGGGCTTTACGCTGGATCGATAAAGGAAGTTTTGCAGAAAGATTAATTGCTTTCGCTGCTGTTGAAGGTATCTTTTTTAGCGGAAGTTTCTGTTCTATTTTCTGGCTAAAAAAACGTGGACTAATGCCTGGTTTAAGTTTTGCCAATGAATTGATCAGCCGTGATGAAGGGTTACATTGTGATTTTGCATGTTTGCTTTATACCAATCACTTAATAAATCAATTACCAAAAGAAACAGTTACCCAAATTATCAGAGATGCGGTAACGATAGAAAAAGAATTTGTAAGCGATGCTTTACCTGTGGGATTAATTGGCATGAATGCAACCTTGATGTGCCAATACATTGAGTTTGTTGCAGACAGATTATTGGTGGCCTTGGGTTGTGATAAAATTTACAATGCCACCAATCCTTTCGATTTTATGGAATTGATCTCTCTGCAGGGCAAAACCAACTTCTTTGAAAAAAGGGTAGGCGAATATCAAAAAGCAGGTGTGATGAATGACAGCAGTTCGAAAGCATTTACAATGGATGAAGATTTTTAAATAAAAAATTACCCTTAATATAATTACTACCTAAATTCTCTAACACATGAAAGTAATAAAACGCAATGGCAAAAGTGAAGCCGTACACTTTGATAAAATCACTTCGAGAGTAATGAAGCTGAGTTACGGTTTGCAATTAAAGAATGAAGATGTTATTGAAATCGCAAAAAAAGTAATTGCAGGTATTTACAATAATGTTACCACTACAGAATTAGATAATCTGGCTGCGGAAACCGCAGCATCATTTACCACTAAGCATCCTGATTTTGCAGTATTGGCAGCACGTATAGCTGTTTCTAATTTGCATAAAAATACATTAAAGTCATTTTCAGAAACAGCTGGATTATTGTATAATTATGTTGATGAGAAAACAGGCGAGGTGGCTCCATTGATCGCTGATGATGTTTGGGCTATCATTCAAGAGCATCAGGATGTGTTGAATGCATCAATTATTTATGAAAGAGATTATCATTTTGATTTTTTTGGATTTAAAACATTGGAAAAATCTTACTTATTAAAAGTTAACGGTAAAATAGTTGAACGTCCGCAACATTTGTTTATGAGAGTTGCATTGGGAATTCATAAAACAGATATTGATGCTGCGATTGAAACTTATAATTTGATGAGTGAAAAATGGTTTATTCATGCAACTCCAACTTTATTCAATGCTGGTACACCAAAACCGCAAATGAGCAGTTGCTTTTTGCTGAGTATGAAGGATGACAGTATTGCTGGTATCTATGATACGTTAAAAAACTGTGCCATGATCTCTCAATCTGCAGGAGGAATTGGTTTAAACATTCATAATAT
It contains:
- a CDS encoding fibrobacter succinogenes major paralogous domain-containing protein, coding for MKAFFLSFVFLLIATVGFSQTYTFTGNGNWSVSSNWTNNIIPPLTLPSGDSIVIAPAINDSCVLDVTQTISDGAFFIVATNAKFIIHGNLNMNVQLPTVTTTSLAEITGCSVMTGGNVTADGNAPVTSRGVVWSTSPNPTINLSTKTYDGTGKGVFQSSISNLQASTQYYVRAYATNAVGTAYGNESSFITSNTFTIVFTDSPTVITNTTATSGGTFITDPCSPIFFKGVLWSTDSNTVVFSNKKTSDGPSGNISGHYSSFITGLLPATTYFVAAYLQTKTNLIFGNIIRFKTLPDPPVVTTTSISSLTNNSVVSGGNVVSGAGITARGVVWSTSSNPTVNLTTKTIDGTGTGSFISNIAGLSNNTTYYIRAYATNSGGTSYGNEISFTTLNGAILTTNSISSITSTTAMSGGSITAEGGTPVTTRGVVWSTSHNPTIALSTKTVDGSGSGSFTSNLSGLLPGVTYFVRAYATNSVITSYGNEIGFTTVDPTITEVAMCNQIWSGKNLDVSTYKNGDTIPQVTDRTQWNAMRTGAWCYYNNDPANGSVYGKMYNWYAVNDPRGLAPQGWHIPDNAEYTDLANCLGGSTVGGGPLKETGYIHWNSPNSGATNSTNFTALPGGNTNSSDGNFGNLRDWADWWLATETDANNAVVIATNSYSTYFQSVPTTKWRGFSIRCAKDKVPTITTTSPTLVTTNSVRSGGTISLNGGYAVTAKGIVWSTSPNPTIALTTKTNDGSGNTTYITDINGLQPYTTYYIRAYATNSIGTGYGNEISFTTLDIPSLATDSINGISSNSGTVWWRLVNDKGSAVTAKGIVWSTNPNPTINLPTKTNDGYGAPGSYGNIMSGLLPNTTYYVKAYATNAIGTGYGNEISFTTLTTTPAITTNTASSTTNNSTVSGGVISSDGGSPITAKGVVWSTAHNPTVDLATKTNDGSGTASFTSNITGLLSNKNYYFRAYATNANGTAYGTEKNVVTLIEPSLKTIPTVAITGNTAVSGASVSSEGSVVLTSKGIVWDINPNPTINLPTKVTYSAGGTGIYTANMTNLTPNTVYYVRAYVANSLGVFYGNERSFTAKDIISIPEVKTCNQVWMARNLDVVTYKNGDTIPQVKSATEWASLTTGAWCYNNNNDTVNGVLFGKLYNWYAVNDPRGLAPQGWHIPTSIEWDTLSNCAGTYSNSGAALKDTGTIFWPSPNTGATNNSNFTALAGGYRTSGGAFLLPVTGNAGSFWTSTQSTSNINWALWRGLTGTSSTLSSNNVGDDKRIGYSVRCVKDQ
- a CDS encoding ribonucleoside-diphosphate reductase small subunit, translated to MQNEPILQDNKDRFVLFPINHQDIWKMYKQAEASFWTAEEIDLTADLQDWANKLTEDEKYFIKHVLAFFAASDGIVNENLAVNFLQEVQYPEARCMYGFQVMIENIHSEAYSLLIDTYIKDPIEKDRLLRAIDTIDCVKKKAEWALRWIDKGSFAERLIAFAAVEGIFFSGSFCSIFWLKKRGLMPGLSFANELISRDEGLHCDFACLLYTNHLINQLPKETVTQIIRDAVTIEKEFVSDALPVGLIGMNATLMCQYIEFVADRLLVALGCDKIYNATNPFDFMELISLQGKTNFFEKRVGEYQKAGVMNDSSSKAFTMDEDF